One genomic region from Sciurus carolinensis chromosome 2, mSciCar1.2, whole genome shotgun sequence encodes:
- the Pcnx4 gene encoding pecanex-like protein 4 isoform X3 — MRRMSPDVPLLNDYKQDFFLKRFPQTVLGGPRLKLGFCAPPYVYVNQIILFLMPWVLGGVGTLLYQLSILKDYYTASLSGGLMLFTAFVIQFTSLYAKNKSVTVQRMVVTDILAEEDEHEFTSCAGAETVKFLIPGKKYVANIVFHSVLAGLVCALGTWYLLPDRITSLYGSTGGTAPLFVFGWITLCIGEYSLIVNTATETATFQTQDTYEITPLMRPIYIFFFVSVDLAHRFVENIPVLEQMNQILHVLFIFLPFLWALGTLPPPDALFLWAMEQILEFGLGGSSMSTHLRLLVMFIISTGTAIISYCIPSTIGVVLFMTGLGLLLSLNLSDISFVFKHSIMKYREGNKSETLPSGSEKQFMWKECLLYVIVLVLALLETSLLHQFAGFSQISKSSSQDIVGYILMILLIISWILKEIQSIYIFGIFRNPFYPKDVQTLTVFLEKQSKLLKIGVVRRILLTLVSPFAMIAFLSLDSSLQELHSLSVSIGFTRAFRMVWQNTENALLETAIVSAVHLLISNSDLWWNRSLDTGIRLLLVGIMRDRLIQLISKLQFAATVLVASWTEKKQRRKTTATLCILNIVFSPFVMVIIVFSTLLSSPLLPLFTLPVFFVGFPRPIQVWPGAVGTTACVCADTVFYSQMVPSLTAALQTAMASGSLGLLLPGSHYLGRFQDRLIWIMILERGYTYCCINIKGLELQETSCHMAEAQRVDEVFDSAFEPEEYTKVCSLNEHFGNVLTPCTVLPVKLYSDARNVLSGIIDSHENLKEFKGDLVKVLVWILIQYCAKRPSMQENIHKCESKRETPLVILPASNTSPHTKSPEDTDSLNSETFDDWSDDNIFDDEPSIKKKEEKQQLKDFQGTNLPIPGSVDSQRVGDHSTGTVAENSLYKAVMLGYPAVDKGKQEEMAYVPLMDFSCSHSHLLSLPEEWRSNFMPNSTMKELSSLFPEDWYLFVLRQLKCFHSEEKASTLLEEIAKDKVLKDFYVHTVMTCYFSLIGIDNVVPSPGHILRVFNGVLPWSGALDWLTEKTELFHLALKAFRYTLKLMVDKASLGAIEDFTELASCLDEYESDWYIGLVSDEKWKEAILQEKPCLFSLGYDPNMGVYTGRVLTLQELLIQVGKLNAEAVRAALQRWQEEGESMSVGAHVTVNWPKTPQPKWQVQGWTCDPADHSASSRTHLLVPLGRVPLALGKCRLETVCDQTLTPWKRHI, encoded by the exons ATGAGAAGGATGAGTCCAGATGTACCTCTCCTGAATGATTACAAACAGGACTTCTTTCTGAAGCGCTTTCCACAGACTGTTCTTGGAGGCCCTCGACTCAAATTAGGCTTTTGTGCTCCTCCTTACGTATATGTTAATCAAATTATCCTTTTTCTGATGCCATGGGTTTTGGGTGGAGTAGGAACACTTTTGTACCAATTGAGCATCCTGAAAGACTATTATACAGCCTCACTTTCAGGTGGACTAATGCTTTTCACTGCATTTGTCATCCAGTTCACAAGTTTATATGCCAAAAACAAATCAGTGACAGTACAAAGAATGGTAGTCACAGATATCTTAGCAGAGGAAGATGAGCATGAATTTACAAGCTGTGCTGGTGCTGAGACTGTCAAATTTCTAATTCCTGGCAAGAAATATGTAGCCAATATAGTTTTTCATTCTGTTCTTGCTGGGCTAGTATGTGCTCTTGGAACATGGTATCTGCTTCCTGACAGAATAACCTCACTATATGGCAGTACAGGAGGCACTGCTCCTCTGTTTGTCTTTGGATGGATAACACTGTGTATAGGAGAATATTCATTAATTGTGAACACAGCTACAGAGACTGCAACTTTCCAAACTCAGGATACTTATGAAATCACTCCTCTTATGAGacccatttatatttttttctttgtttctgtggaTCTTGCACACAG aTTTGTAGAAAACATACCAGTTCTAGAACAAATGAATCAGATTTTACAcgtcttgtttatatttttacccTTTCTGTGGGCACTTGGGACTCTGCCCCCACCTGATGCACTTTTCTTATGGGCAATGGAACAGATTTTAGAGTTTGGCCTTGGAGGTTCGTCTATGTCAACCCACCTAcg GTTATTAGTAATGTTCATCATTTCTACTGGAACAGCCATAATATCATATTGCATTCCCAGCACTATTGGTGTAGTTCTTTTCATGACTGGACTTGGGTTATTACTGAGTCTTAACCTAAGTGACATAAGTTTTGTTTTCAAACACAGTATAATGaaatacagagaaggaaacaaatcTGAAACTTTACCCAGTGGttcagaaaaacaatttatgTGGAAGGAATGCCTTTTGTATGTCATTGTACTAGTCTTGGCTCTCCTGGAAACTAGTTTGCTACATCAATTTGCTGGTTTCTCACAGATTTCTAAAAGCAGTTCCCAGGATATTGTTGGCTATATCTTGATGATATTACTTATAATATCGTGGATACTTAAAGAAATTCAAAGTATCTATATCTTCGGAATTTTCCGAAACCCTTTTTATCCAAAGGATGTACAAACTCTGACTGTATtcttagagaaacaaagcaaGCTCCTGAAGATTGGCGTTGTCAGACGGATATTGCTAACTTTAG TGTCACCTTTTGCTATGATAGCATTTCTTTCATTGGATAGTTCCTTACAAGAGCTccactctctctctgtctccattgGATTCACAAGAGCTTTTAGAATG GTATGGCAGAATACAGAAAATGCTTTATTGGAGACAGCTATTGTATCAGCAGTACACTTGTTGATCTCTAATTCAGATTTATGGTGGAATAGAAGCCTAGATACAGGAATCAGACTGTTACTG GTTGGTATCATGCGTGATCGTCTGATTCAGTTAATCTCTAAATTGCAGTTTGCTGCAACTGTACTTGTGGCATCTTGGACGGAGAAGAAGCAGCGTCGAAAAACAACTGCTACTTTATGTATTCTCAATATTGTCTTCTCTCCATTTGTGATGGTCATCATCGTTTTTTCTACACTACTCTCTTCTCCCTTACTCCCCCTCTTTACTCTGCCTGTGTTCTTTGTGGGGTTCCCCCGACCTATTCAGGTTTGGCCAGGAGCAGTAGGCACCACAGCTTGTGTTTGTGCAGATACGGTCTTCTACTCCCAGATGGTCCCCAGTTTGACTGCCGCATTGCAGACTGCAATGGCATCTGGAAGTTTAG GTCTCCTCTTACCTGGGTCTCATTACTTGGGCCGTTTCCAGGATCGTTTAATATGGATAATGATTCTAGAACGTGGCTATACTTACTGCTGTATTAACATTAAG gGGTTAGAATTGCAAGAAACATCATGTCATATGGCTGAAGCTCAAAGAGTTGATGAAGTTTTTGATAGTGCTTTTGAGCCTGAAGAATATACAAAAGTATGTTCCCTTAATGAACACTTTGGAAATGTCTTGACACCCTGTACTGTTTTGCCTGTGAAACTGTATTCTGATGCCAGGAATGTCCTATCTGGCATAATTGATTCCcatgaaaacttaaaagaatttaaaggTGACCTTGTTAAAGTACTTGTGTGGATACTCATTCAGTACTGTGCTAAAAGGCCCAGCATGCAAGAGAATATTCACAAATGTGAAAGTAAAAGGGAAACACCTCTAGTGATCCTGCCGGCTTCAAATACTTCACCACATACAAAATCCCCAGAAGACACTGATAGTTTAAATTCAGAAACGTTTGATGACTGGTCTGATGATAATATTTTTGATGATGAACCgagtatcaaaaaaaaagaagaaaaacagcagtTGAAAGATTTTCAAGGTACAAATTTGCCTATTCCAGGATCAGTAGACTCACAGAGGGTTGGTGATCATTCTACAGGCACAGTTGCTGAAAACAGTCTTTACAAAGCAGTTATGTTGGGATACCCTGCTGTTGACAAAGGGAAACAGGAAGAGATGGCATATGTCCCTCTCATGGACTTCAGTTGTTCCCATTCTCACTTACTGAGCTTACCTGAAGAATGGAGATCTAACTTTATGCCTAATTCCACAATGAAAGAGCTGAGTTCATTATTTCCAGAAGACTGGTACCTATTTGTTTTAAGGCAGTTGAAATGTTTCCACTCAGAAGAAAAGGCCTCAACTCTACTGGAAGAAATTGCAAAGgataaagttttaaaagacttttatGTTCATACAGTAATGACttgttattttagtttaattGGAATAGACAATGTGGTTCCTAGTCCTGGTCATATATTAAGAGTTTTCAATGGTGTTTTGCCCTGGTCTGGTGCCTTGGATTGGCTCACAGAAAAAACAGAGCTGTTCCACCTGGCTTTGAAAGCATTCAG GTATACTCTGAAACTAATGGTTGATAAAGCAAGTTTGGGTGCAATAGAAGACTTTACAGAGCTGGCCAGCTGCCTTGACGAATATGAAAGTGACTGGTACATTGGTTTAGTATCAGATGAAAAATGGAAGGAAGCGATTTTACAAGAAAAGCCATGCTTATTTTCTCTGGGATATGATCCTAATATG ggaGTTTACACTGGGAGAGTACTTACCCTTCAAGAATTGTTGATCCAGGTTGGGAAGTTAAATGCAGAAGCTGTTAGAG
- the Pcnx4 gene encoding pecanex-like protein 4 isoform X8 codes for MRRMSPDVPLLNDYKQDFFLKRFPQTVLGGPRLKLGFCAPPYVYVNQIILFLMPWVLGGVGTLLYQLSILKDYYTASLSGGLMLFTAFVIQFTSLYAKNKSVTVQRMVVTDILAEEDEHEFTSCAGAETVKFLIPGKKYVANIVFHSVLAGLVCALGTWYLLPDRITSLYGSTGGTAPLFVFGWITLCIGEYSLIVNTATETATFQTQDTYEITPLMRPIYIFFFVSVDLAHRRCERKVKRCTSIIFVENIPVLEQMNQILHVLFIFLPFLWALGTLPPPDALFLWAMEQILEFGLGGSSMSTHLRLLVMFIISTGTAIISYCIPSTIGVVLFMTGLGLLLSLNLSDISFVFKHSIMKYREGNKSETLPSGSEKQFMWKECLLYVIVLVLALLETSLLHQFAGFSQISKSSSQDIVGYILMILLIISWILKEIQSIYIFGIFRNPFYPKDVQTLTVFLEKQSKLLKIGVVRRILLTLVSPFAMIAFLSLDSSLQELHSLSVSIGFTRAFRMVWQNTENALLETAIVSAVHLLISNSDLWWNRSLDTGIRLLLVGIMRDRLIQLISKLQFAATVLVASWTEKKQRRKTTATLCILNIVFSPFVMVIIVFSTLLSSPLLPLFTLPVFFVGFPRPIQVWPGAVGTTACVCADTVFYSQMVPSLTAALQTAMASGSLGLLLPGSHYLGRFQDRLIWIMILERGYTYCCINIKGLELQETSCHMAEAQRVDEVFDSAFEPEEYTKVCSLNEHFGNVLTPCTVLPVKLYSDARNVLSGIIDSHENLKEFKGDLVKVLVWILIQYCAKRPSMQENIHKCESKRETPLVILPASNTSPHTKSPEDTDSLNSETFDDWSDDNIFDDEPSIKKKEEKQQLKDFQGTNLPIPGSVDSQRVGDHSTGTVAENSLYKAVMLGYPAVDKGKQEEMAYVPLMDFSCSHSHLLSLPEEWRSNFMPNSTMKELSSLFPEDWYLFVLRQLKCFHSEEKASTLLEEIAKDKVLKDFYVHTVMTCYFSLIGIDNVVPSPGHILRVFNGVLPWSGALDWLTEKTELFHLALKAFRYTLKLMVDKASLGAIEDFTELASCLDEYESDWYIGLVSDEKWKEAILQEKPCLFSLGYDPNMEHFTSTYKRNEQ; via the exons ATGAGAAGGATGAGTCCAGATGTACCTCTCCTGAATGATTACAAACAGGACTTCTTTCTGAAGCGCTTTCCACAGACTGTTCTTGGAGGCCCTCGACTCAAATTAGGCTTTTGTGCTCCTCCTTACGTATATGTTAATCAAATTATCCTTTTTCTGATGCCATGGGTTTTGGGTGGAGTAGGAACACTTTTGTACCAATTGAGCATCCTGAAAGACTATTATACAGCCTCACTTTCAGGTGGACTAATGCTTTTCACTGCATTTGTCATCCAGTTCACAAGTTTATATGCCAAAAACAAATCAGTGACAGTACAAAGAATGGTAGTCACAGATATCTTAGCAGAGGAAGATGAGCATGAATTTACAAGCTGTGCTGGTGCTGAGACTGTCAAATTTCTAATTCCTGGCAAGAAATATGTAGCCAATATAGTTTTTCATTCTGTTCTTGCTGGGCTAGTATGTGCTCTTGGAACATGGTATCTGCTTCCTGACAGAATAACCTCACTATATGGCAGTACAGGAGGCACTGCTCCTCTGTTTGTCTTTGGATGGATAACACTGTGTATAGGAGAATATTCATTAATTGTGAACACAGCTACAGAGACTGCAACTTTCCAAACTCAGGATACTTATGAAATCACTCCTCTTATGAGacccatttatatttttttctttgtttctgtggaTCTTGCACACAG AAGATGTGAAAGAAAGGTGAAGAGATGTACTtctataat aTTTGTAGAAAACATACCAGTTCTAGAACAAATGAATCAGATTTTACAcgtcttgtttatatttttacccTTTCTGTGGGCACTTGGGACTCTGCCCCCACCTGATGCACTTTTCTTATGGGCAATGGAACAGATTTTAGAGTTTGGCCTTGGAGGTTCGTCTATGTCAACCCACCTAcg GTTATTAGTAATGTTCATCATTTCTACTGGAACAGCCATAATATCATATTGCATTCCCAGCACTATTGGTGTAGTTCTTTTCATGACTGGACTTGGGTTATTACTGAGTCTTAACCTAAGTGACATAAGTTTTGTTTTCAAACACAGTATAATGaaatacagagaaggaaacaaatcTGAAACTTTACCCAGTGGttcagaaaaacaatttatgTGGAAGGAATGCCTTTTGTATGTCATTGTACTAGTCTTGGCTCTCCTGGAAACTAGTTTGCTACATCAATTTGCTGGTTTCTCACAGATTTCTAAAAGCAGTTCCCAGGATATTGTTGGCTATATCTTGATGATATTACTTATAATATCGTGGATACTTAAAGAAATTCAAAGTATCTATATCTTCGGAATTTTCCGAAACCCTTTTTATCCAAAGGATGTACAAACTCTGACTGTATtcttagagaaacaaagcaaGCTCCTGAAGATTGGCGTTGTCAGACGGATATTGCTAACTTTAG TGTCACCTTTTGCTATGATAGCATTTCTTTCATTGGATAGTTCCTTACAAGAGCTccactctctctctgtctccattgGATTCACAAGAGCTTTTAGAATG GTATGGCAGAATACAGAAAATGCTTTATTGGAGACAGCTATTGTATCAGCAGTACACTTGTTGATCTCTAATTCAGATTTATGGTGGAATAGAAGCCTAGATACAGGAATCAGACTGTTACTG GTTGGTATCATGCGTGATCGTCTGATTCAGTTAATCTCTAAATTGCAGTTTGCTGCAACTGTACTTGTGGCATCTTGGACGGAGAAGAAGCAGCGTCGAAAAACAACTGCTACTTTATGTATTCTCAATATTGTCTTCTCTCCATTTGTGATGGTCATCATCGTTTTTTCTACACTACTCTCTTCTCCCTTACTCCCCCTCTTTACTCTGCCTGTGTTCTTTGTGGGGTTCCCCCGACCTATTCAGGTTTGGCCAGGAGCAGTAGGCACCACAGCTTGTGTTTGTGCAGATACGGTCTTCTACTCCCAGATGGTCCCCAGTTTGACTGCCGCATTGCAGACTGCAATGGCATCTGGAAGTTTAG GTCTCCTCTTACCTGGGTCTCATTACTTGGGCCGTTTCCAGGATCGTTTAATATGGATAATGATTCTAGAACGTGGCTATACTTACTGCTGTATTAACATTAAG gGGTTAGAATTGCAAGAAACATCATGTCATATGGCTGAAGCTCAAAGAGTTGATGAAGTTTTTGATAGTGCTTTTGAGCCTGAAGAATATACAAAAGTATGTTCCCTTAATGAACACTTTGGAAATGTCTTGACACCCTGTACTGTTTTGCCTGTGAAACTGTATTCTGATGCCAGGAATGTCCTATCTGGCATAATTGATTCCcatgaaaacttaaaagaatttaaaggTGACCTTGTTAAAGTACTTGTGTGGATACTCATTCAGTACTGTGCTAAAAGGCCCAGCATGCAAGAGAATATTCACAAATGTGAAAGTAAAAGGGAAACACCTCTAGTGATCCTGCCGGCTTCAAATACTTCACCACATACAAAATCCCCAGAAGACACTGATAGTTTAAATTCAGAAACGTTTGATGACTGGTCTGATGATAATATTTTTGATGATGAACCgagtatcaaaaaaaaagaagaaaaacagcagtTGAAAGATTTTCAAGGTACAAATTTGCCTATTCCAGGATCAGTAGACTCACAGAGGGTTGGTGATCATTCTACAGGCACAGTTGCTGAAAACAGTCTTTACAAAGCAGTTATGTTGGGATACCCTGCTGTTGACAAAGGGAAACAGGAAGAGATGGCATATGTCCCTCTCATGGACTTCAGTTGTTCCCATTCTCACTTACTGAGCTTACCTGAAGAATGGAGATCTAACTTTATGCCTAATTCCACAATGAAAGAGCTGAGTTCATTATTTCCAGAAGACTGGTACCTATTTGTTTTAAGGCAGTTGAAATGTTTCCACTCAGAAGAAAAGGCCTCAACTCTACTGGAAGAAATTGCAAAGgataaagttttaaaagacttttatGTTCATACAGTAATGACttgttattttagtttaattGGAATAGACAATGTGGTTCCTAGTCCTGGTCATATATTAAGAGTTTTCAATGGTGTTTTGCCCTGGTCTGGTGCCTTGGATTGGCTCACAGAAAAAACAGAGCTGTTCCACCTGGCTTTGAAAGCATTCAG GTATACTCTGAAACTAATGGTTGATAAAGCAAGTTTGGGTGCAATAGAAGACTTTACAGAGCTGGCCAGCTGCCTTGACGAATATGAAAGTGACTGGTACATTGGTTTAGTATCAGATGAAAAATGGAAGGAAGCGATTTTACAAGAAAAGCCATGCTTATTTTCTCTGGGATATGATCCTAATATG GAACATTTTACAAGTACTTATAAGAGGAATGAACAATGA
- the Pcnx4 gene encoding pecanex-like protein 4 isoform X7 yields MRRMSPDVPLLNDYKQDFFLKRFPQTVLGGPRLKLGFCAPPYVYVNQIILFLMPWVLGGVGTLLYQLSILKDYYTASLSGGLMLFTAFVIQFTSLYAKNKSVTVQRMVVTDILAEEDEHEFTSCAGAETVKFLIPGKKYVANIVFHSVLAGLVCALGTWYLLPDRITSLYGSTGGTAPLFVFGWITLCIGEYSLIVNTATETATFQTQDTYEITPLMRPIYIFFFVSVDLAHRRCERKVKRCTSIIFVENIPVLEQMNQILHVLFIFLPFLWALGTLPPPDALFLWAMEQILEFGLGGSSMSTHLRLLVMFIISTGTAIISYCIPSTIGVVLFMTGLGLLLSLNLSDISFVFKHSIMKYREGNKSETLPSGSEKQFMWKECLLYVIVLVLALLETSLLHQFAGFSQISKSSSQDIVGYILMILLIISWILKEIQSIYIFGIFRNPFYPKDVQTLTVFLEKQSKLLKIGVVRRILLTLVSPFAMIAFLSLDSSLQELHSLSVSIGFTRAFRMVWQNTENALLETAIVSAVHLLISNSDLWWNRSLDTGIRLLLVGIMRDRLIQLISKLQFAATVLVASWTEKKQRRKTTATLCILNIVFSPFVMVIIVFSTLLSSPLLPLFTLPVFFVGFPRPIQVWPGAVGTTACVCADTVFYSQMVPSLTAALQTAMASGSLGLLLPGSHYLGRFQDRLIWIMILERGYTYCCINIKGLELQETSCHMAEAQRVDEVFDSAFEPEEYTKVCSLNEHFGNVLTPCTVLPVKLYSDARNVLSGIIDSHENLKEFKGDLVKVLVWILIQYCAKRPSMQENIHKCESKRETPLVILPASNTSPHTKSPEDTDSLNSETFDDWSDDNIFDDEPSIKKKEEKQQLKDFQGTNLPIPGSVDSQRVGDHSTGTVAENSLYKAVMLGYPAVDKGKQEEMAYVPLMDFSCSHSHLLSLPEEWRSNFMPNSTMKELSSLFPEDWYLFVLRQLKCFHSEEKASTLLEEIAKDKVLKDFYVHTVMTCYFSLIGIDNVVPSPGHILRVFNGVLPWSGALDWLTEKTELFHLALKAFRYTLKLMVDKASLGAIEDFTELASCLDEYESDWYIGLVSDEKWKEAILQEKPCLFSLGYDPNMGVYTGRVLTLQELLIQVGKLNAEAVRGCGS; encoded by the exons ATGAGAAGGATGAGTCCAGATGTACCTCTCCTGAATGATTACAAACAGGACTTCTTTCTGAAGCGCTTTCCACAGACTGTTCTTGGAGGCCCTCGACTCAAATTAGGCTTTTGTGCTCCTCCTTACGTATATGTTAATCAAATTATCCTTTTTCTGATGCCATGGGTTTTGGGTGGAGTAGGAACACTTTTGTACCAATTGAGCATCCTGAAAGACTATTATACAGCCTCACTTTCAGGTGGACTAATGCTTTTCACTGCATTTGTCATCCAGTTCACAAGTTTATATGCCAAAAACAAATCAGTGACAGTACAAAGAATGGTAGTCACAGATATCTTAGCAGAGGAAGATGAGCATGAATTTACAAGCTGTGCTGGTGCTGAGACTGTCAAATTTCTAATTCCTGGCAAGAAATATGTAGCCAATATAGTTTTTCATTCTGTTCTTGCTGGGCTAGTATGTGCTCTTGGAACATGGTATCTGCTTCCTGACAGAATAACCTCACTATATGGCAGTACAGGAGGCACTGCTCCTCTGTTTGTCTTTGGATGGATAACACTGTGTATAGGAGAATATTCATTAATTGTGAACACAGCTACAGAGACTGCAACTTTCCAAACTCAGGATACTTATGAAATCACTCCTCTTATGAGacccatttatatttttttctttgtttctgtggaTCTTGCACACAG AAGATGTGAAAGAAAGGTGAAGAGATGTACTtctataat aTTTGTAGAAAACATACCAGTTCTAGAACAAATGAATCAGATTTTACAcgtcttgtttatatttttacccTTTCTGTGGGCACTTGGGACTCTGCCCCCACCTGATGCACTTTTCTTATGGGCAATGGAACAGATTTTAGAGTTTGGCCTTGGAGGTTCGTCTATGTCAACCCACCTAcg GTTATTAGTAATGTTCATCATTTCTACTGGAACAGCCATAATATCATATTGCATTCCCAGCACTATTGGTGTAGTTCTTTTCATGACTGGACTTGGGTTATTACTGAGTCTTAACCTAAGTGACATAAGTTTTGTTTTCAAACACAGTATAATGaaatacagagaaggaaacaaatcTGAAACTTTACCCAGTGGttcagaaaaacaatttatgTGGAAGGAATGCCTTTTGTATGTCATTGTACTAGTCTTGGCTCTCCTGGAAACTAGTTTGCTACATCAATTTGCTGGTTTCTCACAGATTTCTAAAAGCAGTTCCCAGGATATTGTTGGCTATATCTTGATGATATTACTTATAATATCGTGGATACTTAAAGAAATTCAAAGTATCTATATCTTCGGAATTTTCCGAAACCCTTTTTATCCAAAGGATGTACAAACTCTGACTGTATtcttagagaaacaaagcaaGCTCCTGAAGATTGGCGTTGTCAGACGGATATTGCTAACTTTAG TGTCACCTTTTGCTATGATAGCATTTCTTTCATTGGATAGTTCCTTACAAGAGCTccactctctctctgtctccattgGATTCACAAGAGCTTTTAGAATG GTATGGCAGAATACAGAAAATGCTTTATTGGAGACAGCTATTGTATCAGCAGTACACTTGTTGATCTCTAATTCAGATTTATGGTGGAATAGAAGCCTAGATACAGGAATCAGACTGTTACTG GTTGGTATCATGCGTGATCGTCTGATTCAGTTAATCTCTAAATTGCAGTTTGCTGCAACTGTACTTGTGGCATCTTGGACGGAGAAGAAGCAGCGTCGAAAAACAACTGCTACTTTATGTATTCTCAATATTGTCTTCTCTCCATTTGTGATGGTCATCATCGTTTTTTCTACACTACTCTCTTCTCCCTTACTCCCCCTCTTTACTCTGCCTGTGTTCTTTGTGGGGTTCCCCCGACCTATTCAGGTTTGGCCAGGAGCAGTAGGCACCACAGCTTGTGTTTGTGCAGATACGGTCTTCTACTCCCAGATGGTCCCCAGTTTGACTGCCGCATTGCAGACTGCAATGGCATCTGGAAGTTTAG GTCTCCTCTTACCTGGGTCTCATTACTTGGGCCGTTTCCAGGATCGTTTAATATGGATAATGATTCTAGAACGTGGCTATACTTACTGCTGTATTAACATTAAG gGGTTAGAATTGCAAGAAACATCATGTCATATGGCTGAAGCTCAAAGAGTTGATGAAGTTTTTGATAGTGCTTTTGAGCCTGAAGAATATACAAAAGTATGTTCCCTTAATGAACACTTTGGAAATGTCTTGACACCCTGTACTGTTTTGCCTGTGAAACTGTATTCTGATGCCAGGAATGTCCTATCTGGCATAATTGATTCCcatgaaaacttaaaagaatttaaaggTGACCTTGTTAAAGTACTTGTGTGGATACTCATTCAGTACTGTGCTAAAAGGCCCAGCATGCAAGAGAATATTCACAAATGTGAAAGTAAAAGGGAAACACCTCTAGTGATCCTGCCGGCTTCAAATACTTCACCACATACAAAATCCCCAGAAGACACTGATAGTTTAAATTCAGAAACGTTTGATGACTGGTCTGATGATAATATTTTTGATGATGAACCgagtatcaaaaaaaaagaagaaaaacagcagtTGAAAGATTTTCAAGGTACAAATTTGCCTATTCCAGGATCAGTAGACTCACAGAGGGTTGGTGATCATTCTACAGGCACAGTTGCTGAAAACAGTCTTTACAAAGCAGTTATGTTGGGATACCCTGCTGTTGACAAAGGGAAACAGGAAGAGATGGCATATGTCCCTCTCATGGACTTCAGTTGTTCCCATTCTCACTTACTGAGCTTACCTGAAGAATGGAGATCTAACTTTATGCCTAATTCCACAATGAAAGAGCTGAGTTCATTATTTCCAGAAGACTGGTACCTATTTGTTTTAAGGCAGTTGAAATGTTTCCACTCAGAAGAAAAGGCCTCAACTCTACTGGAAGAAATTGCAAAGgataaagttttaaaagacttttatGTTCATACAGTAATGACttgttattttagtttaattGGAATAGACAATGTGGTTCCTAGTCCTGGTCATATATTAAGAGTTTTCAATGGTGTTTTGCCCTGGTCTGGTGCCTTGGATTGGCTCACAGAAAAAACAGAGCTGTTCCACCTGGCTTTGAAAGCATTCAG GTATACTCTGAAACTAATGGTTGATAAAGCAAGTTTGGGTGCAATAGAAGACTTTACAGAGCTGGCCAGCTGCCTTGACGAATATGAAAGTGACTGGTACATTGGTTTAGTATCAGATGAAAAATGGAAGGAAGCGATTTTACAAGAAAAGCCATGCTTATTTTCTCTGGGATATGATCCTAATATG ggaGTTTACACTGGGAGAGTACTTACCCTTCAAGAATTGTTGATCCAGGTTGGGAAGTTAAATGCAGAAGCTGTTAGAG